In Labrys monachus, the genomic stretch CACGGCGGCGGCGAAGGAGGCCATGTATTTCTCGATCGGGACCTGCGCCTTGCCGGGCATGATGCGCTGGCGGACCTCGGGCGTGACCGCCTCCAGATGCATGCCGAGCGCATCGACGCCCGCCTCGCGCAGGCGCCCGAACCAGGCGTCGTCTTCCGGCGGCTCGCATTGGGCCTGGATCGGCAGGTCCACCGCGGCCTTGATCGCACGCGCGCTGTCGGCGAGGACGGCGGCGCCCCGGTCCTCGCCCTTCGGCGTGCCCGTCGTCATCACCATATGCCTGACGCCGTCGAGCTCGACCGCCGCCTTCGCGACTTCCGCCAGCTGCGCCGGTGTCTTGTGGGCGACGGTGCGGCCGGCGGCGAGCGACTGGCCGATCGAGCAGAACTGGCAGGTCCTGGTACGGCTCTGGTAGCGGATGCAGGTCTGCAGCACCGTCGTCGCCAGCACGTCCCGCCCGTGCAGCACGGCGATGTGGGAATAGGGGATGCCGTCGGCGGTGGTGAGGTCGTAGAAGCGGGGCCGCAGCGGAAAGGTGACCTCGCCGACCGGACGTCCCTCGCGGCTGATGCGGCTCTTGCCGAAGGCGTCGGGCTTCTCGACGAGATAGGGGCTGTCGAAGGCCGGGGCAGTGTGGACGGGCACCATCACCGTCATGCCGTCGACGGTCATGGCCTTGTGGTCGGACGGTCCCGCCCCGCCGCGGCGGCTTTCGAGCCCGGCCTTGGGATCAACCAGCCGCGCTCCGAACGACTGCAATTCGTTGATCAGCTGCGCGGTCGGCAGGATCGCTGCGTTCTCCATCGGGAAGGCTCCTGAGGTCGGGTTGTGCGGCGGGTTCGCGGGCGAATTCCATCGGGCCGGCGGCGCGGCCGTCGAGCACGAGGTGGAGGAGTTCCGGGCGGGCGTAATGGCCGACCGAATCCATCATCCGCTTGCGCTTGAGGATGAGGCTCATGTCGAGATCGGCGACCAGGATGCCCTCGCCCTCGGTGAGCGGGGGGACGAGATGGCGGCCCTCGGGCGAGACGATCGCCGTCATGCAGCCGCCGCGCAGGCCGCGCTGCAGGCCCTCGTCCGGCGTGATCGAGGCAATCTGGCTCTCGGTGAGCCAGCCCGTGGCGTTGACGACGAAGCAGCCGCTCTCGAGCGCGTGGTGGCGGATGGTCACCTCGATCTGCTCGGCGAAGATCGGGCCGACCAGCGATCCCGGAAATTGCGCGACGTGGATTTCCTCGTGCTGGGCCATGAGGGCGTAGCGCGCCAGCGGATTGTAGTGCTCCCAGCAGGCGAGGGCGCCGAGCCGGCCGACGGCGGTGTCGACGACCCGCAGCCCGGATCCGTCGCCCTGGCCCCAGATCATGCGCTCATGGAAGGTCGGCGTGATCTTGCGGCGCCTGAGCTTGAGGGAACCGTCGGCGTCGAAGACGAGCTGGGTGTTGTAGAGCGTGCCGTGGTCGCGCTCGTTGACGCCGAGCACGACCACGACGCCGTGGCGGCGCGCGGCGCCGGCGACGGCGTCGGTCGCGGGGCTGGGGACCGTGACGGCATGCTCATAGAGCCGCAGATGCTCCCTGCCGGTCAGCACCGGCGGCAGCACGAAGGAGAAATAGGGATACCAGGGCACGAAGGTCTCGGGGAAGACCACGAGATCGGCGCCCTTGCCGGCGGCCTCCGCGATGGCCGCCAGCACCTTGTCCACCGTGCCCTCGCGCGAGGCCAGGTCCGGCGCGATCTGCACCGCCGCCGCCCTGATCGATGTCTTTGCGGTCATTTGGGGGTCTCCGTTCGATCCTCCGATGCCGGCGGGACAAGGCCCGCCGGCCTGCGGGATCACAGGGTCCAGGTGTCCAGGATGAAGGCGTTGTCCCGGCGGTGCAGCAGGATGAGGTCGAGCACGTCGAGCGGGCTGATCGGCTGGATGCCGGGAATGAGCGAGGGCTCGCCATGGCCGTAGAGCGCCTGCAGGGCGAAGCGGCAGGCATAGACCTTGCCGCCCTCGGCGATGAACTTCTCGATCTGGTTGTTGAAGTTGAGATGGCCCGGAAAGGCCTCGTCGCCGATCTTCGGAAAGCCGCGCTGCACGCCGAGCGTCACGCCCGGCCCATAGAGCAGGATCGAGGTCTCGAAGCCCTTGCGCTTGAGGCGGGTCGCCTGCAGCAGGTTGACGAAACCGATCGATCCTTCGAAGGCGACGGTGTGGAAGGTGACGAGCGCCTTCTCGCCGGGCTCGGCTTTGACGTCCTCGAACAGCTTCTGCTCGTAGTCGACGAAATAATCGCCCTTCTGGTGCGCGGGCTGGGTAACGGCGGGCATGCTGAAGCTCCTGTATGGGCAGGACACGCTCTGGGCGGTCGCATCTCCATCAAAGCAATCAACGTGCCAACATTAAAACGGTCAATATTGCTTATATATCTCATAAAATCCAGTCAATCGAGTCGGCAATTTTCGGTGATTTGGTCGAAAATGCTCCGCATCGTGCAGAGATGGGCAAGCATTCTGCCGTTAAATCAGTCAGCGCGGCTTGCAGACAAGGTGCGGTCAATTTTATCGCGATGGACCGGTGACAAAGGGTTCCTGCGACAATATACAGTCAATCCACGGTATGGACGGAGGGTGGCATGAAGGGCTGGCGGCCGGATCTGAGCGCGAATGAGGGGCCGCTCTACCTCTCGATCGCCGATGCGATCGCGCGCGACATCGCACGCGGCGTGCTGACGCCCGGCGATCGCCTGCCGCCCCAGCGCACGCTCGCCGCCGCGCTGGAGGTGGACTTCACCACGGTGGCGCGCGGCTATGTCGAAGCCGGCAAGCGCGGGCTGATCGAATCCACCGTCGGGCGCGGGAGCTTCATCCGCAGCAACGCGTCCCTGCGCGAGGACGGCGAT encodes the following:
- a CDS encoding MSMEG_0568 family radical SAM protein; the protein is MENAAILPTAQLINELQSFGARLVDPKAGLESRRGGAGPSDHKAMTVDGMTVMVPVHTAPAFDSPYLVEKPDAFGKSRISREGRPVGEVTFPLRPRFYDLTTADGIPYSHIAVLHGRDVLATTVLQTCIRYQSRTRTCQFCSIGQSLAAGRTVAHKTPAQLAEVAKAAVELDGVRHMVMTTGTPKGEDRGAAVLADSARAIKAAVDLPIQAQCEPPEDDAWFGRLREAGVDALGMHLEAVTPEVRQRIMPGKAQVPIEKYMASFAAAVPVFGRGQVSTYILAGLGDTPEAILDICARLVALGVYPFVVPFVPISGTPLESHPGPTPAFMHAILAPLSSMLVASGLKAVDIKAGCGRCGACSALATYERTLAK
- a CDS encoding Nit6803 family nitrilase, with protein sequence MTAKTSIRAAAVQIAPDLASREGTVDKVLAAIAEAAGKGADLVVFPETFVPWYPYFSFVLPPVLTGREHLRLYEHAVTVPSPATDAVAGAARRHGVVVVLGVNERDHGTLYNTQLVFDADGSLKLRRRKITPTFHERMIWGQGDGSGLRVVDTAVGRLGALACWEHYNPLARYALMAQHEEIHVAQFPGSLVGPIFAEQIEVTIRHHALESGCFVVNATGWLTESQIASITPDEGLQRGLRGGCMTAIVSPEGRHLVPPLTEGEGILVADLDMSLILKRKRMMDSVGHYARPELLHLVLDGRAAGPMEFAREPAAQPDLRSLPDGERSDPADRAADQRIAVVRSAAG
- a CDS encoding MSMEG_0572/Sll0783 family nitrogen starvation response protein, whose protein sequence is MPAVTQPAHQKGDYFVDYEQKLFEDVKAEPGEKALVTFHTVAFEGSIGFVNLLQATRLKRKGFETSILLYGPGVTLGVQRGFPKIGDEAFPGHLNFNNQIEKFIAEGGKVYACRFALQALYGHGEPSLIPGIQPISPLDVLDLILLHRRDNAFILDTWTL